The following proteins come from a genomic window of Miscanthus floridulus cultivar M001 chromosome 2, ASM1932011v1, whole genome shotgun sequence:
- the LOC136537310 gene encoding uncharacterized protein, with amino-acid sequence MGSRPQALDPCRADTAVADSLGYVRVVRPSSRSSSRCRVALCHRLAGHQHSSSRCAGSGAASRKLTGSPFPIAPELGSGESSGAARRAHSVAESLGPRCVVASPLSSAAQASRAGPRFRPPAIIYTSKFKNAYNTEVTRPTNLSIHARNLQQQDLGVVIFGCTNNTIAECHSRQLFGLPKGHISYVRNIKEGLPLFLFNYDDRRLYGIYEAAGNGKFCPESNAWSHDSKGKTSYPAQVAMRVRVWCFPLAENQFRNAIIANYYQNTPGVPGQKLHFFKFELDHAQTRVLMDMFIPSPSPPNNFWMPPAAAPTNDHGRELVLSPGWAPEFEGNGNLKSENVVKSYADKLKNKFEEVRTRDVDAEHASSGNESSGGFDELDCQYTSPEREDYALSDKVVPVKQQQYPDQQGKILFCLVLSQHISISSSCCWVGFNFTALYPWMFKCGRKCCVLLQYLDPCIPFVYAFQK; translated from the exons ATGGGCAGCCGCCCTCAGGCTCTAGATCCGTGCAGGGCGGACACGGCGGTGGCGGATTCCCTCGGCTACGTCCGTGTCGTGAGGCCCTCGTCGCGCTCGTCGTCTCGCTGCCGCGTCGCGCTTTGCCATCGTCTCGCTGGgcatcagcacagcagcagccggtGTGCTGGATCCGGTGCCGCGTCGCGCAAGCTGACCGGAAGCCCGTTCCCCATCGCACCAGAGCTCGGATCTGGCGAATCGAGCGGCGCGGCCAGGCGCGCGCATTCGGTCGCTGAGTCGCTGGGGCCTCGCTGCGTCGTCGCCTCACCGTTGTCGTCGGCCGCTCAAGCTTCTCGCGCCGGCCCGCGCTTCCGCCCCCCAGCG ATCATTTACACCTCGAAATTTAAAAATGCATACAACACTGAAGTTACCAGGCCAACAAACCTGTCCATTCATGCAAGAAACCTCCAACAGCAAGACCTTGGAGTTGTGATATTTGGTTGCACTAACAATACCATTGCAGAGTGTCACTCACGACAACTTTTTG GATTGCCAAAAGGACATATTTCGTATGTACGAAACATTAAGGAAGGACTACCTCTCTTCCTCTTCAATTATGATGATCGCAGATTGTATGGTATTTACGAAGCTGCAGGGAATGGCAAGTTCTGTCCTGAATCAAATGCATGGTCACATGATAGCAAGGGCAAAACAAGCTATCCTGCACAG GTTGCAATGCGGGTAAGGGTGTGGTGTTTCCCGCTAGCAGAGAATCAGTTCAGAAATGCTATTATAGCCAATTACTATCAGAACACACCCGGTGTCCCTGGCCAGAAGCTCCATTTTTTCAAGTTTGAATTGGATCATGCTCAAACACGTGTTTTGATGGATATGTTTAttccttctccttctcccccCAACAATTTCTGGATGCCCCCTGCCGCAGCACCAACTAATGATCATGGGAGAGAATTAGTGCTGTCACCTGGATGGGCACCAGAGTTTGAGGGGAACGGTAACCTCAAATCAGAAAATGTTGTAAAGTCATATGCAGACAAATTGAAGAACAAATTCGAGGAAGTTAGGACACGAGATGTGGATGCGGAACATGCAAGCTCAGGTAATGAATCTTCTGGTGGTTTCGATGAACTGGATTGTCAATACACATCACCAGAGAGGGAGGACTATGCACTATCAGATAAGGTGGTTCCAGTGAAACAACAACAGTACCCTGATCAGCAAGGAAAAATTCTTTTTTGCCTTGTTTTGTCACAGCATATTTCTATCTCATCAAGTTGCTGCTG GGTTGGGTTCAATTTCACAGCCTTGTATCCATGGATGTTCAAGTGTGGCAG GAAATGTTGTGTGCTTCTACAGTACCTTGATCCATGTATTCCTTTTGTTTATGCGTTCCAAAAGTGA
- the LOC136540239 gene encoding uncharacterized protein, which produces MDQQQYPTMYPSAPPTPGSNMEAGLVATGLPVRRQQQLGGAAPDSRDGWAGNDPNTLIVVATLITALNFLLGLSMPGGYWQTDQIVSDAGSMVPRYRAGDPIMRDLHRPRYWVFRGASWVGVASSMVMTLSLLVRMPVGSRHVLWSFAVAYSSLVLTFIVSQSRTHLSLDIIIWVAVLALIWLVISLHPDHRARVIRVLFCCDRDN; this is translated from the coding sequence ATGGATCAGCAGCAGTACCCGACCATGTACCCAAGCGCACCGCCGACCCCGGGCAGCAACATGGAGGCGGGCCTCGTCGCCACGGGCCTGCCagtgcggcggcagcagcagctcggcGGGGCGGCGCCGGACAGCAGGGACGGCTGGGCGGGCAACGACCCCAACACGCTGATCGTGGTGGCGACGCTGATCACGGCGCTCAACTTCCTGCTCGGCCTCAGCATGCCCGGCGGCTACTGGCAGACCGACCAGATCGTGAGCGACGCCGGCAGCATGGTGCCCCGGTACCGCGCCGGCGACCCCATCATGCGCGATCTGCACCGGCCGAGGTACTGGGTGTTCAGGGGCGCGAGCTGGGTCGGGGTGGCGAGCTCCATGGTGATGACGCTGAGCCTGCTGGTGCGGATGCCCGTGGGCTCGCGCCACGTGCTGTGGTCCTTCGCGGTGGCCTACTCCAGCCTCGTGCTCACCTTCATCGTGTCGCAGTCCAGGACGCACCTGTCGCTGGACATCATCATCTGGGTGGCCGTCCTCGCCTTGATCTGGCTCGTCATCAGCCTCCACCCGGACCACCGGGCGCGCGTCATCCGGGTGCTCTTCTGCTGCGACCGCGACAACTGA